The sequence GGCAGTCCAATGCATCAGACTCTCACAGATGGAAGGTTTGAAGAAGGCTAATGATTGTAGCCCTACTCCTTATGTCTTGTGACTCTGACCTCAGTCACCTAGGTCGCAAAGAAGCAGCCTTATGTGGTGCCAAGGCTCATTCTTTGCTATTTGTGACCATACCAACTAGCAAAAGATAATAATACATCACATAGAAGGGTTAATAACAATAAACAGTGACTAATGACATCCTCTGCTTGGCAAAATACCTATCAGGACGATCTTCTTCCAAGTCATCTTCATCCTCTGCTGGTTCTATAACATCTTCAGCACCAGCATCCAGAGCAATACTAAGCAGCTGGTCTTTGTCAGCAGCATTAGCCTTTATATTTACAACTCGAACTCGCCTAAACTTGAATAAAATAGATCCTGGATCAGCTAGCTTTACTCCAGAGTCCTTTACGACTCCTCTGACGGCAGCCACTGATCTTGTCACTTTATCTGTTAGGACCTCAACAACCATACCAACCCCACCAAAACCATATACCTGATTCAGAATATATGTATTAGTCAAAATTGcaaactgattttcaaaaacatattcAAATGGATCATTTACCTCGTAGAATTTCTCAATATAAGCCTCTTGTCCCTTTTCCGATGCTTTTTTTATGTTACGCTCCACAATTTCCTTGGGTACATCAAGCTCCCTAGCTTTGTCTAGTATAGCAGCTAAAACTGTATTCGAATTAGGATTTGGACCTCCTTTCTGTATACTTTATGATGCAACACAGCAACCACAGCATGTCAACTTCAAAAATTTTTCACATTAAGAGAACAGAAAATTTCACTTAAAACATAAACCCCAGTTTTAGATCAGATAATTTGGTCCTTTACATCAAGAAAGAGATTTTATCATTCTGCAACAGAGTGATCTTCTTAATTTTCAGGAAGGAACTTGAATGACATGACATATCAAGAAAATGCCTAAGTAACCAGATGAAGTGGGAAGTTCTGATGCAATATAGAAAAGCTCTTTTCATCTATCTAATGGAGACATTAAATTAGGATAAATAGCCAAGCAGCTAGAATTCTTGTCAAACATAGAAACAAGACATGTTGATGGTTCAGCACTTGGACATAGGAGACATAAGTAACTATGATTTACAAAATCTGATGCAGGTAAAACTTTCTAGCAAAAGGCACCCTTGAATAACATCATACACAAAAAAGTATTACTACGAAGTTTCAGGACATCATGGGTGCTGTCATTACAAACAAGCCTACTCTCTGATAAAACGTTGCTGAAACATGGCATATGAACATAGTAAGTTCCAGAAAGCTAATAATCAATAACAATATAGAAAGCTTCAGAATTTCAAAGCTTTTACAACTTACGCAGCAACAATTTCTTTTCCAATTTTGCTATTACGTTTCATTTTCTTCAGATTCTGTGCATCCTGCAAAGAAGTGGCAAATGGAACTTAagccaaa comes from Musa acuminata AAA Group cultivar baxijiao chromosome BXJ3-3, Cavendish_Baxijiao_AAA, whole genome shotgun sequence and encodes:
- the LOC135633147 gene encoding probable transcriptional regulatory protein At2g25830; this translates as MASSARAFGAVLCRVSLSQGLSPLRSSLCLQGIGLLGSRLPSALPKEARNTQTVRKIWTSRPVCMGRRSCKIAGRKDAQNLKKMKRNSKIGKEIVAAIQKGGPNPNSNTVLAAILDKARELDVPKEIVERNIKKASEKGQEAYIEKFYEVYGFGGVGMVVEVLTDKVTRSVAAVRGVVKDSGVKLADPGSILFKFRRVRVVNIKANAADKDQLLSIALDAGAEDVIEPAEDEDDLEEDRPDRYYKIVTSSENYSTILSKLRDDGVAFEPDNGFELLPHNPIEVDDEAMELNKDLMSKLLELDDVDAVYSVQKDT